One genomic window of Kiloniellales bacterium includes the following:
- the fliI gene encoding flagellar protein export ATPase FliI: protein MTAAAFQSLLEGLDRLPAYRHFGRVTGVLGLTVEVAGLQRLLTIGARCRILARDGRRVPCEVVGFRQGGALLLPFGPLDGIGLGCTVEHEDLDPVIRPSEAWLGRVVNALGEPIDGLGPLAVGNIATPIRNQPPPAAARRRVGGKIELGVRALNTFLTCCQGQRMGIFSGSGVGKSILLSMLARFTSADVNVIGLIGERGREVQEWLEDDLGAEGLSHSVVVVATSDEPPLMRRQAAYLTMALAEFFRDSGRDVLCLMDSVTRFAMALREIGLSAGEPPASKGYTPSVFAELPKLLERAGPGLNHGSITGLFSVLVEGDDHNEPVADAVRGILDGHIVLDRAIAERNRFPAINVLRSISRTLPDCNDRWENALVQRARGLMATYEDMAELVRIGAYRRGSDQAVDEAIHYYPRIEAFLAQDRDEQSDLEHGYAQLAEILDFPGRAAAEDGAAPAEPHPGAA from the coding sequence TTGACCGCTGCCGCATTCCAGAGCCTTCTAGAGGGCCTCGACCGCCTGCCGGCCTACCGGCATTTTGGCCGCGTGACCGGCGTTCTGGGGCTGACCGTCGAGGTTGCCGGCCTGCAGAGGCTTCTGACGATCGGCGCGCGCTGCCGGATTCTGGCCCGCGACGGCCGCCGCGTGCCCTGCGAGGTGGTCGGCTTCCGGCAGGGTGGCGCCCTGCTCCTGCCGTTTGGCCCTCTGGACGGGATCGGCCTCGGCTGCACCGTCGAGCACGAGGACCTGGACCCCGTGATCCGCCCGTCCGAGGCCTGGCTCGGACGTGTGGTCAACGCCCTGGGCGAGCCGATCGACGGTCTGGGTCCGCTCGCCGTCGGCAACATCGCGACCCCGATCCGCAACCAGCCGCCGCCCGCGGCGGCCCGCCGGCGCGTCGGCGGCAAAATCGAGCTGGGCGTCCGCGCGCTGAACACCTTCCTGACCTGCTGCCAGGGGCAGAGGATGGGAATTTTTTCCGGTTCCGGCGTCGGCAAGTCGATCCTCCTGTCCATGCTCGCCCGCTTTACCTCGGCCGACGTCAACGTCATCGGCCTGATCGGGGAGCGCGGCCGCGAAGTCCAGGAATGGCTCGAGGACGATCTCGGCGCCGAGGGGCTGAGCCACTCCGTGGTCGTCGTGGCGACCTCGGACGAGCCGCCGCTGATGCGCCGCCAGGCGGCCTATCTGACCATGGCCCTGGCTGAATTCTTTCGCGACAGCGGGCGCGACGTGCTGTGCCTCATGGACTCGGTGACCCGTTTCGCCATGGCGCTGCGCGAGATCGGCCTCTCGGCCGGCGAGCCGCCGGCGAGCAAGGGCTACACGCCTTCGGTGTTCGCCGAGCTGCCCAAGCTCCTGGAGCGGGCCGGCCCGGGGCTCAACCACGGCTCGATCACGGGCCTCTTCTCGGTGCTGGTGGAGGGCGACGACCACAACGAGCCGGTCGCCGACGCCGTGCGCGGCATCCTGGACGGCCACATCGTGCTGGACCGGGCGATCGCCGAGCGCAACCGCTTTCCAGCCATCAACGTCCTGCGCAGCATCTCGCGCACCCTGCCGGACTGCAACGATCGCTGGGAGAACGCACTCGTGCAGAGGGCCCGGGGCCTCATGGCGACCTACGAGGACATGGCCGAGCTGGTGCGGATCGGCGCCTACCGGCGCGGCAGCGACCAGGCGGTCGACGAGGCGATCCACTACTACCCCAGGATCGAGGCTTTTCTAGCCCAGGACCGCGATGAGCAGAGCGATCTGGAGCACGGCTACGCGCAGTTGGCCGAGATCCTCGACTTCCCCGGCCGGGCGGCGGCCGAAGACGGGGCCGCGCCGGCCGAGCCCCATCCGGGGGCGGCATGA
- a CDS encoding flagellar FliJ family protein, translating into MTGALDSMIRLHRWMLDEKRRSLADLQVFAEKLKDDMTQLDRDLERESDALEDEGTVALAYPTFVAVALERRQKLSDSIANLETEIEAAREEVAEAFRELKRFEAARDSQQAQAKAERARRERINQDELAVGLYRRSRSKSA; encoded by the coding sequence ATGACCGGCGCGCTCGACAGCATGATCCGGCTGCACCGCTGGATGCTCGACGAGAAACGGCGCAGCCTCGCCGACCTGCAGGTCTTCGCCGAGAAGCTGAAGGACGACATGACCCAGCTGGACCGGGACCTGGAGCGAGAGAGCGACGCCCTGGAGGACGAGGGCACGGTCGCCCTGGCCTATCCGACCTTTGTCGCCGTGGCCCTGGAACGGCGCCAGAAGCTCAGCGACTCCATCGCTAACCTCGAAACCGAGATCGAGGCGGCCCGCGAGGAGGTCGCCGAAGCTTTCCGCGAACTCAAGCGGTTCGAGGCAGCAAGAGACTCCCAGCAGGCCCAGGCCAAGGCCGAACGGGCGCGGCGTGAGCGCATCAACCAGGACGAGCTGGCGGTCGGGCTCTATCGGCGCAGCCGCAGCAAGAGCGCCTAG
- a CDS encoding MinD/ParA family protein, which translates to MTQAIGAEPPLPLREAPPCCSKFIAIASGKGGVGKTWLAISLSQAFAKAGRRALLFDGDLGLANVDIQLGLAPERDLGGVLVAHYGLKRAVTTFADGGFDIIAGRSGSGSLASLAPARLVALGDDLETLAADYQDVVLDLGAGVDRTVRHLAARSGRCLVVLTDEPTSLTDAYAFIKLLLQQRPDADIRVVVNLADSESAGRATYETLVKACESFLKSRPPLGGIIRRDSKVKDSIRSQTPILTRFPSCQAAQDVEKLAQGLLRER; encoded by the coding sequence ATGACACAGGCCATCGGCGCGGAGCCACCTCTCCCGCTGCGCGAAGCGCCTCCATGCTGCAGCAAGTTCATCGCCATCGCCTCCGGCAAGGGCGGCGTCGGCAAGACCTGGCTCGCCATTTCTCTAAGCCAGGCCTTCGCGAAGGCGGGACGCAGGGCGCTGCTTTTCGACGGCGACCTCGGTCTCGCGAACGTCGATATCCAGCTGGGCCTGGCGCCCGAGCGGGACCTGGGCGGCGTCCTCGTCGCGCACTACGGCCTGAAGCGGGCGGTGACGACCTTCGCCGACGGTGGCTTCGACATCATTGCCGGGCGCTCCGGGTCCGGCTCCCTGGCCAGCCTCGCGCCGGCCCGCCTGGTCGCGCTCGGCGACGACCTGGAGACCCTGGCGGCAGACTATCAGGACGTGGTGCTCGACCTCGGCGCCGGCGTCGACCGCACCGTGCGCCATCTGGCTGCCCGGAGCGGGCGTTGCCTGGTCGTCCTCACCGACGAGCCGACCTCTCTCACCGACGCCTATGCCTTCATCAAGCTGCTCCTGCAGCAGCGCCCGGACGCCGATATCCGCGTGGTGGTCAACCTGGCGGACAGCGAGAGCGCCGGGCGCGCGACCTACGAGACCCTGGTAAAGGCCTGCGAGTCCTTCCTCAAGTCGCGGCCGCCGCTGGGCGGCATCATCCGCCGCGATAGCAAGGTGAAAGACTCGATCCGCAGCCAGACGCCGATCCTGACCCGCTTCCCCTCCTGCCAGGCGGCCCAGGACGTGGAGAAGCTCGCCCAGGGACTGCTGAGGGAGCGGTGA
- a CDS encoding AAA family ATPase, giving the protein MRLKSFIASSVPEAMAMVRAQLGDDAVILSTQNDSVTGKVKITAALEDEAFSALEQGAAPEPLDSLDRLADALEHHRVPLGLADRLLAAAGELPAPEGSMALGGAIDAVFRFATPPDGADGRPVMLIGPPGAGKTATAAKLCARFRQEIGETVRLVTMDADKAGGLSQIVAFAEALEAPLRKAETVEQLAALVTPGPLEGLVVIDTPGCNPLDDRAGAALAEAAEAVSAHVVLVMGAGGDVLEAAEWAEIFAAWGARSLIATKLDTTRRLGGILSAADAGGLVLCGVGISPTIGGGLTAVNPVSLARLLLSGVRPPRPATLPATGTDP; this is encoded by the coding sequence ATGCGCCTTAAGAGTTTCATAGCGTCCAGCGTTCCCGAGGCCATGGCCATGGTCCGCGCCCAGCTCGGCGATGACGCGGTGATCCTCTCGACCCAAAACGATTCCGTCACCGGCAAGGTCAAGATCACCGCGGCGCTGGAAGACGAGGCCTTCTCGGCGCTGGAGCAGGGCGCCGCGCCGGAGCCTCTCGATTCGCTCGATCGTCTGGCCGACGCGCTGGAGCATCACCGGGTGCCCCTGGGCCTGGCCGACCGCCTTCTGGCGGCGGCCGGGGAGCTGCCGGCGCCGGAGGGCTCGATGGCCCTGGGCGGAGCGATCGACGCCGTCTTCCGCTTCGCCACGCCGCCGGACGGCGCCGACGGCCGGCCGGTCATGCTGATCGGACCGCCGGGCGCCGGCAAGACGGCGACCGCCGCCAAGCTCTGCGCGCGGTTCCGCCAGGAGATCGGCGAGACCGTCCGCCTGGTCACCATGGATGCCGACAAGGCGGGCGGGCTGTCGCAGATCGTAGCCTTCGCCGAGGCGCTGGAGGCGCCGCTCAGGAAGGCCGAGACGGTCGAGCAGCTGGCGGCCCTGGTGACGCCCGGTCCGCTCGAGGGCCTCGTGGTGATCGACACGCCCGGCTGCAATCCGCTCGACGACCGGGCGGGCGCCGCGCTGGCCGAGGCCGCCGAGGCCGTCTCGGCGCACGTGGTCCTGGTCATGGGCGCCGGCGGCGACGTGCTGGAGGCGGCCGAGTGGGCCGAGATCTTCGCCGCCTGGGGCGCCCGCAGCCTGATCGCCACCAAGCTGGACACGACGCGGCGTCTCGGCGGCATCCTGAGCGCCGCGGACGCCGGCGGTCTCGTGCTCTGCGGCGTCGGCATCTCGCCCACGATCGGCGGCGGCTTGACCGCCGTGAACCCCGTTTCCCTGGCCCGCCTCCTGCTCTCCGGCGTTCGGCCGCCCAGACCCGCAACCCTTCCAGCGACAGGGACCGATCCATGA
- the flhA gene encoding flagellar biosynthesis protein FlhA, whose protein sequence is MSDTASQDELGGRTGDGFGQILKALRRGDVALALGVVCILVVLILPMPSWLLDISLALSITFSVLILMTVLFISRPLEFSSFPTVLLIATMLRLSLNLASTRLILAEGHRGPDAAGKVIQAFGNFVMSGNFVIGMIVFGILVIVNFIVITKGSGRIAEVSARFSLDAMPGKQMAIDADLSAGLIDENEARQRRRDLEDESNFYGAMDGAAKFVRGDAIAGLLITFINIVGGIIIGTAQMGLSLSEAGESYTVLTVGDGLVTQIPAIIVSTAAGLLVSRSATTGSTDKALFGQLGAYPRALGLSSFLMAALALLPGIPFLPFIMLAALSGGSAWLLTRRQEEAEQARVEAERSSAPQAQAAEEPIAHALQIDHVRLELGYGLLGLIHDQVGQKITDQIKALRRQLAQDMGFVLPSVRIQDNLQLAANTYVIRIKEIDAGRGDLRPNMLLVMDPKGEPISLVGEETVEPTFGLPARWIDAGQREEALFRGYTVVDPQTVIATHLTEIIKDNMPELLSYAETQKLLDELGSDQQKLIADMIPNQIALGGVQRVLQNLLSERISIRDLSTILEGISEACSFTRNIGAITEHVRARLARQISHGLLNPDGYIPLVALSARWEQAFADSLVGEGEDRRLSLAPSQLQDFIVEVRQAFAQHAASGESPALLCSPGIRHYVRSIVERFRPETAVLSQNEIHAKVKIKTLGQI, encoded by the coding sequence ATGTCCGACACGGCATCGCAGGACGAACTCGGCGGCAGAACCGGCGACGGCTTCGGCCAGATCCTGAAGGCGCTGCGCCGGGGCGACGTCGCCCTCGCCCTCGGCGTTGTCTGCATCCTGGTCGTGCTCATTCTGCCGATGCCGAGCTGGCTGCTCGACATCTCCCTGGCGCTCTCGATCACCTTCTCTGTACTGATCCTGATGACCGTGCTGTTCATCAGCCGGCCGCTCGAGTTCAGCTCGTTTCCCACGGTTCTGCTGATCGCGACCATGCTGCGCCTGTCGCTCAATCTGGCCTCGACCCGGCTGATCCTGGCCGAGGGTCACCGCGGTCCAGACGCCGCCGGCAAGGTCATTCAGGCCTTCGGCAACTTCGTCATGAGCGGCAACTTCGTCATCGGGATGATCGTGTTCGGCATCCTGGTGATCGTGAACTTCATCGTCATCACCAAGGGCTCGGGCCGTATCGCCGAGGTCTCGGCGCGCTTCAGCCTCGACGCCATGCCGGGCAAGCAGATGGCGATCGACGCCGACCTCTCGGCGGGCCTGATCGACGAGAACGAAGCGCGACAGCGGCGCAGGGACCTGGAGGACGAGAGCAACTTCTACGGCGCGATGGACGGCGCCGCCAAGTTCGTGCGCGGCGACGCCATCGCCGGGCTGCTGATCACCTTCATCAACATCGTCGGTGGCATCATCATCGGCACGGCGCAGATGGGCCTGAGCCTCTCCGAGGCGGGCGAGAGCTACACCGTGCTGACCGTCGGCGACGGGCTGGTCACCCAGATCCCGGCGATCATCGTTTCGACCGCGGCCGGCCTGCTGGTCTCGCGCTCGGCCACGACGGGGTCGACCGACAAGGCCCTGTTCGGCCAGCTCGGCGCCTATCCCCGCGCGCTCGGCCTCTCCTCCTTTCTCATGGCGGCGCTGGCGCTCCTGCCGGGAATCCCGTTCCTCCCCTTCATCATGCTGGCCGCGCTCTCGGGCGGTTCCGCCTGGCTGCTGACCAGGCGCCAGGAGGAGGCGGAGCAGGCCCGGGTCGAGGCCGAGCGGTCGAGCGCGCCGCAGGCCCAGGCCGCCGAGGAGCCGATCGCCCACGCGCTGCAGATCGACCACGTTCGTCTCGAGCTCGGCTACGGCCTGCTCGGCCTGATCCACGACCAGGTCGGACAGAAGATCACCGACCAGATCAAGGCCCTGCGCCGGCAGCTCGCCCAGGACATGGGCTTCGTCCTGCCGTCGGTGCGGATCCAGGACAACCTGCAGCTGGCCGCCAACACCTATGTCATCCGGATCAAGGAGATCGATGCCGGCCGCGGCGACCTGCGCCCCAACATGCTGCTGGTCATGGATCCAAAAGGCGAGCCGATCAGCCTGGTCGGCGAGGAGACCGTCGAGCCGACTTTCGGCCTGCCGGCGCGCTGGATCGACGCCGGCCAGCGCGAGGAGGCCCTATTCCGCGGCTACACCGTGGTCGACCCGCAGACCGTGATCGCCACGCACCTGACCGAGATCATCAAGGACAACATGCCCGAGCTGTTGTCCTACGCCGAGACCCAGAAGCTGCTCGACGAGCTCGGCTCCGATCAGCAGAAGCTGATCGCCGACATGATCCCCAACCAGATCGCCCTGGGCGGCGTCCAGCGGGTCCTGCAGAACCTGTTGTCGGAGCGGATCTCGATCCGCGACCTCTCGACCATCCTGGAGGGCATCTCCGAGGCCTGCAGCTTCACGCGCAACATCGGCGCGATCACCGAGCACGTGCGCGCCCGCCTGGCCCGCCAGATCTCCCATGGCCTGCTCAACCCCGATGGCTACATTCCCCTGGTCGCCCTGTCAGCCCGATGGGAGCAGGCCTTCGCCGACTCCCTGGTGGGCGAAGGCGAGGATCGCCGTCTATCCCTGGCCCCGTCCCAACTGCAGGACTTCATCGTCGAGGTCCGGCAGGCCTTCGCGCAGCACGCCGCGTCGGGCGAGAGCCCGGCCCTGCTCTGCTCGCCGGGCATCCGCCACTACGTGCGCTCGATCGTCGAGCGCTTCCGACCAGAGACCGCGGTTCTGTCCCAGAACGAGATACACGCCAAGGTGAAGATCAAGACCTTGGGCCAGATTTGA
- a CDS encoding sigma-54 dependent transcriptional regulator — MRLLIVGTLEGHIAAAGKIALDRGAKVAHVSDVGAALAALRSGQGADLVFADVVLDVGELITRLESERISIPVVACGIGNDTDRAVTAIRAGAKEYLPLPPDPELIAAVLAAVVEETNAFITRDPAMGGILKLAEQIAPASASVLITGESGTGKEVMARYIHSRSKRANKPFISVNCAAIPDNLLESELFGHEKGAFTGAVARRIGKFEEAHGGTLLLDEISEMDPRLQAKMLRAIQEMEIDRVGGTQPIKVDIRLVATSNRDLVEEVRQGRFREDLFFRLNVVNIALLPLRKRPRDLEVLAEHFLAKYAEANGVAKPSLEVEALVALQAHSWRGNVRELENTMHRAVLLAEDGRVTAGAIVLTGGALAAEAGDRAAAGERPKAGGDGAADGEAATMRGLVGRTVADVERDLILDTLEHCLGNRTHAANILGISIRTLRNKLKLYSQDGIRVPAPGESERAPA; from the coding sequence ATGCGGCTTCTCATCGTTGGAACCCTGGAAGGGCACATCGCCGCCGCCGGCAAGATCGCGCTGGACCGCGGCGCCAAGGTCGCCCACGTCTCCGACGTGGGCGCCGCGCTCGCGGCGCTGCGTTCCGGCCAGGGCGCCGATCTGGTCTTCGCCGATGTCGTGCTCGATGTCGGGGAGCTGATCACCCGTCTGGAATCCGAGCGCATCTCCATCCCGGTCGTCGCCTGCGGCATCGGCAACGATACCGACCGCGCGGTCACCGCGATCCGCGCCGGCGCCAAGGAATACCTGCCGCTGCCGCCTGACCCCGAGCTGATCGCGGCGGTGCTGGCGGCGGTGGTCGAGGAGACCAACGCCTTCATCACCCGCGACCCCGCCATGGGCGGCATCCTGAAGCTCGCCGAGCAGATCGCGCCGGCCAGCGCGAGCGTGCTGATCACCGGGGAGTCGGGAACCGGCAAGGAGGTCATGGCGCGCTACATCCACAGCCGCTCCAAGCGCGCCAACAAGCCTTTCATCTCGGTCAACTGCGCGGCGATCCCCGACAATCTGCTCGAGTCGGAACTGTTCGGGCACGAGAAGGGCGCCTTCACCGGCGCCGTCGCCCGGCGGATCGGCAAGTTCGAGGAGGCTCATGGCGGCACGCTGCTGCTCGACGAGATCTCGGAGATGGATCCGCGGCTGCAGGCCAAGATGCTGCGCGCCATCCAGGAGATGGAAATCGACCGGGTCGGCGGCACCCAGCCGATCAAGGTCGACATCCGCCTGGTCGCCACCTCGAACCGTGACCTCGTTGAGGAAGTGCGCCAGGGCCGTTTCCGCGAGGACCTCTTCTTCCGGCTCAATGTGGTCAACATCGCGCTGCTGCCTCTGCGCAAGCGGCCGCGCGACCTGGAGGTCCTGGCCGAGCATTTCCTAGCCAAGTACGCCGAGGCCAACGGCGTCGCCAAGCCGTCCCTGGAGGTTGAAGCCCTTGTGGCGCTCCAGGCACACAGCTGGCGCGGCAACGTCCGCGAGCTCGAGAACACCATGCACCGGGCGGTCCTTCTGGCCGAGGACGGCCGGGTCACGGCCGGCGCCATCGTCCTGACCGGCGGCGCGCTGGCGGCCGAGGCCGGCGACCGGGCCGCCGCGGGCGAGCGCCCGAAGGCGGGCGGCGACGGCGCGGCCGACGGGGAGGCCGCGACCATGCGCGGGCTGGTCGGTCGGACCGTGGCCGACGTCGAGCGGGACCTGATCCTCGACACGCTGGAGCACTGCCTCGGCAACCGGACCCACGCCGCCAACATCCTCGGCATCTCGATCCGCACGCTGCGCAACAAGCTCAAGCTCTACAGCCAGGACGGCATACGCGTGCCCGCACCCGGCGAGAGCGAGCGGGCGCCGGCCTGA
- a CDS encoding MotA/TolQ/ExbB proton channel family protein, giving the protein MANVGSTRARNAVRRRPAPRGRTVSVRPAVDFATLLGALGSFALIGLAIYLGGAIGNFLNLPGLLIVIGGTFMVTTISFTFEEVMRAQLVMLRALVYHAERPERAALLVIEMAENARGKGLMSLQSRLAGMPPGLFLKRALSLVIDGLPAEEIERILAIEAEQTAERHWRAAGVLRRAGEVAPAMGLIGTLVGLVQMLGSLEDPSTIGPAMAVALLTTFYGAVLANMVFNPLANKLERNSQVEAEANRIYALGAASISRQENPRRLEIALNTLLPPAARLKYFD; this is encoded by the coding sequence ATGGCCAACGTAGGCAGCACCAGAGCCCGCAACGCCGTCCGCCGGCGCCCCGCTCCGCGCGGGCGCACGGTATCGGTGCGCCCGGCGGTCGACTTCGCGACGCTGCTGGGGGCGCTCGGCAGCTTCGCCCTGATCGGCCTGGCGATCTATCTCGGCGGCGCGATCGGCAACTTCCTCAATCTGCCGGGGCTGCTGATCGTGATCGGCGGGACCTTCATGGTCACCACCATCTCCTTCACCTTCGAAGAGGTGATGAGGGCCCAGCTGGTCATGCTGCGCGCGCTTGTCTATCACGCCGAGCGGCCCGAGCGGGCTGCCCTGCTGGTCATCGAAATGGCCGAGAACGCCCGGGGCAAGGGGCTGATGTCGCTGCAGAGCCGCCTGGCCGGCATGCCCCCCGGTCTGTTCCTGAAACGGGCGCTCTCCCTGGTGATCGACGGCCTGCCGGCCGAGGAGATCGAGCGGATCCTCGCCATCGAGGCGGAACAGACCGCGGAGCGACACTGGCGCGCGGCCGGCGTGCTGCGCCGCGCCGGCGAGGTGGCGCCGGCCATGGGCCTGATCGGCACCCTGGTCGGGCTGGTGCAGATGCTGGGCAGCCTGGAAGACCCCTCGACAATCGGTCCGGCCATGGCGGTCGCGCTCCTGACCACCTTCTACGGCGCGGTGCTGGCCAACATGGTCTTCAATCCGCTGGCCAACAAGCTGGAGCGCAACTCCCAGGTCGAGGCCGAGGCCAACCGGATCTACGCCCTGGGCGCGGCCTCGATCAGCCGGCAGGAGAACCCGCGCCGGCTGGAGATCGCCCTGAACACCCTGCTGCCGCCCGCCGCGCGGCTGAAGTACTTCGATTGA
- the fliN gene encoding flagellar motor switch protein FliN, giving the protein MSEDENLELSELDGESSGELPEEFVDPADFQQQPPNNAKELEAVYDIPVQVSAVLGRATMQVSQLLKLGRGAVVELDRKVGEAIDIYVNNRLVARGEVVVVEDRLGVTMTEIIKVDRS; this is encoded by the coding sequence ATGAGCGAAGACGAGAATCTGGAACTGTCGGAACTGGACGGCGAGAGCTCGGGCGAACTACCCGAGGAGTTCGTAGATCCGGCGGACTTCCAGCAGCAGCCGCCCAACAACGCCAAGGAGCTGGAAGCCGTCTACGACATTCCGGTCCAGGTCTCTGCCGTGCTCGGACGAGCCACGATGCAGGTTAGCCAGCTGCTCAAGCTCGGCCGCGGCGCCGTGGTCGAGCTGGACCGCAAGGTCGGCGAGGCGATCGACATCTACGTCAACAACCGGCTGGTCGCCCGCGGCGAGGTGGTCGTGGTGGAAGACCGCCTCGGCGTCACCATGACGGAGATCATCAAGGTCGACCGCAGCTGA
- a CDS encoding FliH/SctL family protein: MARPEKFLFQTSFDERALAREAERAAEAEAAPSFGVEELAEAERKGYAAGEAAGRAEALAGAEQSAAAALSAIEQQLSRLGEDAAQSARQREERAIRVAVSVVRKLFPSMAAQGGLAEIEGLVEHCLASLEDEPRVVVRVPDAQLDALKARLDGIAAGCGFEGRIVLLSEAGLGPADARVEWADGGAEHDSQELWAEIDEVLDRALHTGHGGEPAAAADAPDRETGAGGDAGPDLEAGSRPAADPETPEPGIAEPLTTG, encoded by the coding sequence ATGGCGCGACCGGAAAAGTTCCTGTTCCAGACCAGCTTCGACGAGCGCGCGCTGGCCCGCGAGGCCGAGCGCGCGGCGGAAGCCGAGGCGGCGCCGAGCTTCGGCGTCGAGGAACTGGCCGAGGCGGAACGCAAGGGCTACGCCGCGGGCGAAGCGGCCGGCCGGGCCGAGGCGCTGGCCGGCGCCGAACAGAGCGCCGCCGCGGCGCTCTCCGCGATCGAGCAGCAGCTTTCCCGGCTCGGCGAGGACGCCGCGCAGAGCGCCCGGCAGCGCGAGGAACGGGCGATCCGGGTCGCCGTGTCGGTGGTCAGGAAGCTGTTTCCCAGCATGGCGGCGCAGGGCGGCCTCGCGGAGATCGAGGGCCTGGTCGAGCACTGCTTGGCCAGCCTGGAGGACGAGCCCCGCGTGGTGGTCCGGGTCCCGGACGCCCAGCTCGACGCGCTCAAGGCGCGGCTCGACGGCATTGCCGCCGGCTGCGGCTTCGAGGGCCGCATCGTGCTGCTCAGTGAAGCCGGTCTCGGGCCGGCCGACGCCCGGGTCGAGTGGGCCGACGGCGGCGCCGAACACGATAGCCAGGAGCTCTGGGCCGAGATCGATGAGGTGCTCGACCGGGCGCTCCACACCGGGCACGGCGGCGAACCAGCCGCAGCCGCCGATGCCCCCGACCGGGAGACCGGCGCGGGCGGTGACGCCGGCCCGGACCTCGAGGCCGGCAGCAGGCCGGCCGCAGACCCTGAAACACCGGAGCCGGGGATCGCAGAACCTCTAACAACCGGCTGA
- the fliG gene encoding flagellar motor switch protein FliG: MRVREDFNSLSGPEKAALLVMSVGEENAARLFTMMDDEEIKELSQQMANLGNVSSQLIERLFIEFTERISSTGSVVGNYESTERLLLKVMEKDKVNAIMEEIRGPAGRTMWDKLGNVNETVLANYLKNEYPQTVSVVLSKIKPEHAARVLGNLPEPFALEVIMRMLRMDAVQREVLDDVERTLRTEFMSNLARTSRRDAHEMMADIFNNLDRATESKFLNSLEERNKESAEKIKALMFTFEDLSQLDPSGVQTLMRAAENDKLAIALKGASETLRDLFFSNMSERAAKIMQEDMQAMGPVRLRDVDEAQMHLVQVAKDLAARNEIILSDGSEEDELVF, encoded by the coding sequence ATGCGGGTGAGAGAGGACTTCAATTCCCTGTCCGGGCCGGAGAAAGCCGCGCTCCTAGTGATGTCGGTCGGCGAGGAGAACGCCGCCCGGCTCTTCACCATGATGGACGACGAGGAGATCAAGGAACTCTCCCAGCAGATGGCCAACTTGGGCAACGTCAGCTCCCAGCTGATCGAGCGGCTCTTCATCGAGTTCACCGAGCGGATCTCCAGCACGGGCTCGGTGGTCGGCAACTACGAGAGCACCGAGCGCCTTCTCCTCAAGGTCATGGAGAAGGACAAGGTAAACGCCATCATGGAGGAGATCCGCGGCCCGGCCGGCCGCACCATGTGGGACAAGCTGGGCAACGTCAACGAGACGGTCCTGGCGAACTACCTCAAGAACGAATACCCCCAGACGGTCTCCGTGGTCCTCTCCAAGATCAAGCCGGAGCACGCCGCGCGCGTCCTCGGCAACCTGCCGGAGCCCTTCGCTCTCGAAGTCATCATGCGGATGCTGCGCATGGACGCGGTGCAGAGAGAGGTGCTCGACGACGTCGAGCGCACCCTGCGCACGGAGTTCATGTCGAACCTGGCGCGGACCAGCAGGCGCGACGCCCACGAGATGATGGCGGACATCTTCAACAACCTCGACCGGGCGACCGAGAGCAAGTTCCTGAACTCGCTGGAGGAGCGCAACAAAGAGTCGGCGGAGAAGATCAAGGCGCTGATGTTCACCTTCGAGGATCTCAGCCAGCTCGACCCCTCCGGCGTCCAGACCCTGATGCGCGCCGCCGAGAACGACAAGCTCGCGATCGCGCTCAAGGGCGCCTCGGAAACGCTGCGCGATCTCTTCTTCTCGAACATGTCGGAACGCGCGGCGAAGATCATGCAGGAGGACATGCAGGCCATGGGGCCGGTGCGTCTGCGCGACGTCGACGAGGCCCAAATGCACCTGGTTCAGGTCGCCAAGGACCTCGCCGCGCGCAACGAGATCATCCTGTCGGACGGCAGCGAAGAAGACGAGCTGGTGTTCTGA